In a genomic window of Cydia fagiglandana chromosome 8, ilCydFagi1.1, whole genome shotgun sequence:
- the LOC134666762 gene encoding sensory neuron membrane protein 2-like, whose protein sequence is MDLPEFEVKRLLFAFHKIEYLVDCTMIGKKLRLFFFISLCGLMLAILLATWGIPKIVRSQIQKNVQIDPSSQMFDKWRKLPMPLTFKVYVFNVTNPEDISAGAKPELEEIGPYVYNEYRERTILGYGENDTVEYTLKKTFVFDQKETSSLSEDDEVTVINFTYMAAMLEVQELMPSLAGMINGALEEMFTNLTDPFLRVKVRDLFFDGIHLNCVGNSALSLVCGKIKSDKPATMRPSEDGNGFYFSMFSHMNLTESGPYQMVRGTKELQELGHIVSYKGKKEMNWRDPYCNQLNGSDATVFPPVEDSPPKRLYSFEPEVCRSLYVNLVGPAAIFDMNAIYYEIAEEALAAKTANRDNKCYCRKNWSANHDGCLLMGVLNLEPCQGAPALATLPHFYLASEELLEYFAGGISPDKEKHNTYVYLDPITGVVLKGARRLQFNIELRQMKGIPQLENVRTGVFPLLWIDEGAELPPEIQQELKQTHSLLGYVEMARWILLSIAILVLLASLFKLARSGALPIWGQHTNSVSFVLSGTGNGNKLQ, encoded by the exons atggatttacccgagtttgaagttaagcgactcctATTTGCTTTTCATAAAATCGAATACCTAGTAGATTGTACAATGATTGGAAAAAAATtgcgattgtttttttttatttcactgtGTGGACTGATGTTGGCGATTTTACTTGCGACGTGGGGCATACCAAAGATTGTAAGAAGTCAAATACAGAAG AACGTCCAGATCGACCCGTCGTCGCAGATGTTCGATAAGTGGCGGAAGCTGCCGATGCCGCTCACGTTCAAGGTCTACGTGTTTAACGTCACCAACCCCGAGGACATCAGCGCAGGCGCCAAGCCCGAGCTTGAAGAGATCGGGCCCTACGTCTATAA TGAATACAGAGAGCGGACAATTCTCGGCTACGGTGAGAATGACACGGTGGAGTACACGCTGAAGAAGACCTTCGTATTCGACCAGAAGGAGACGAGCTCCTTGTCGGAAGACGACGAAGTGACTGTCATCAACTTCACTTACATG GCGGCTATGCTTGAAGTCCAAGAGCTGATGCCGAGTCTAGCGGGAATGATCAACGGAGCACTAGAGGAGATGTTCACCAACCTGACGGATCCGTTCCTGCGGGTCAAGGTCAGAGACCTCTTCTTCGATGGCATCCACCTTAACTGCGTGGGAAACTCAGCTTTAA GTCTAGTATGCGGAAAAATTAAATCAGATAAACCTGCCACGATGCGTCCCTCTGAAGACGGAAACGGTTTTTACTTCTCCATGTTTAGTCAT ATGAATCTAACAGAATCTGGTCCATACCAGATGGTGCGCGGAACAAAAGAGCTTCAAGAGCTCGGTCACATCGTCTCTTACAAGGGCAAGAAGGAGATGAACTGGCGGGACCCGTACTGTAACCAGCTGAACGGGTCGGACGCGACCGTCTTTCCACCGGTTGAGGACTCGCCTCCTAAACGACTGTACTCCTTTGAGCCCGAAGTATGCAG atCTCTGTACGTCAATTTGGTCGGCCCAGCCGCCATTTTCGACATGAACGCCATCTACTACGAAATAGCTGAAGAAGCACTGGCAGCTAAAACTGCGAACCGGGATAACAAGTGCTACTGCAGAAA GAACTGGAGCGCCAATCACGACGGCTGCCTACTGATGGGCGTTCTGAACCTGGAGCCGTGTCAGGGCGCGCCGGCGCTGGCGACGTTGCCACACTTCTACCTCGCCTCCGAGGAACTACTGGAGTACTTCGCTGGAGGCATCAGTCCGGATAAAGAGAAGCACAACACTTACGTGTATCTTGATCCG ATAACTGGCGTCGTGTTGAAAGGTGCGAGACGTTTGCAGTTCAACATCGAGCTCCGGCAGATGAAGGGGATCCCGCAGCTAGAAAACGTGCGCACGGGCGTGTTCCCGTTACTCTGGATCGACGAG GGCGCAGAATTGCCGCCAGAAATCCAACAGGAGCTGAAGCAGACTCACTCCCTGCTGGGATACGTGGAGATGGCGCGCTGGATCCTGCTGTCCATAGCCATATTAGTGTTACTAGCCAGTCTGTTCAAACTGGCGAGAAGTGGCGCCCTCCCGATATGGGGACAGCACACAAATTCTGTCAGTTTCGTGCTGTCCGGTACTGGTAATGGTAATAAATTGCAGTGA